One Lutra lutra chromosome 18, mLutLut1.2, whole genome shotgun sequence genomic window carries:
- the LOC125091137 gene encoding transcription initiation factor IIA subunit 2-like: MAYQLYRNTTLGNSLQESLDELTQSQQITPQLALQVLLQFDKAINSALVQRVRNRVNFRGSLNTYRFCNNVWTFVLNDVEFREVTELIKVDKVKIVACDGKNTGSNTTE; encoded by the coding sequence ATGGCATATCAATTATACAGAAATACAACTTTGGGAAACAGTCTCCAGGAGAGCCTTGATGAGCTCACACAGTCTCAACAGATCACCCCCCAACTTGCCCTTCAAGTTCTACTTCAGTTTGATAAAGCTATAAACTCAGCATTGGTGCAGAGGGTCAGAAACAGAGTCAATTTCAGGGGTTCTCTAAATACATACAGATTCTGCAATAATGTGTGGACTTTTGTATTGAATGATGTTGAATTCAGAGAGGTGACAGAACTTATTAAAGTGGATAAAGTGAAAATTGTAGCCTGTGATGGTAAAAATACTGGCTCCAATACTacagaatga